Proteins co-encoded in one Papaver somniferum cultivar HN1 chromosome 5, ASM357369v1, whole genome shotgun sequence genomic window:
- the LOC113284073 gene encoding uncharacterized protein LOC113284073 codes for MDSEKEDSQGDSLSEETSSSQSQGSCEPDVKDICGKQQKIPRIGDEYQVGILPDVVEVEPLTKSGMSDAGIMVNVADSFVEPLPILIIWTNNDIGRRPDTDGSLNSKNVKPVRRSSNKEVVKIKEVKNEDEVYFAAPGCLGNPWTDLEKEAFLLGLYIFGKNLVKVKKFVESKEIGDILSYYYGEFYRSAAHRRWSSSRNKDKRSRRCIQGTKMFKTWRQQKFLSCLLPRIPEESYSNLVEVSKNYEASNVYLEDYVSTLKATVGLEMLVEVFGIGKGKQDLTALLSNPARNNQQVVPHPEIPVGKGWSTLTYDEIVGFLTGDYRLSKARSLDLFWEAVWPRLLARGWESKQPKNQIGTGSKNPLVFMVPGVKKFSRKKLVKGEKYFDSVTDVLSKVASDPKLMELEDEAGKGNISTQENDWDNKKMKHDSGGDSDHKRRSYLQPQPQPQPLESNSDPMKFTVIDTSMGDDEDSFPVRKLRSLPIETTETSSSASLKLRSLPVETTETSSSASLSTHNENGSTELANENGSKELANGSGSKELATVNGSKELANEKSAVDMSLNCTRKTSTSRSSEGMTDKDVRAGSLKFIITVSKKEMQIKAPVRADVSLHNDIDQSTCNPDMDSKKPIKCQFSRRKKPSQSNCVSPVIKRRRLTACSEAKEICSKDSSSSTRGLKEEDCHLRLGSSNTRDNLVSEVMEFQENVCSSSSGKGSPDENRFGKYISQKEKYPPRISIDLNLPHVPSNVEIDEPFIKEVEIGQRNPSSEHPPSPASGELAGGEQQPSDLASRRQGTRKRPLTTKALEALACGFLTTKRKPR; via the exons ATGGATTCAGAAAAAGAGGATTCTCAGGGAGATTCCTTGAGTGAAGAAACATCTAGTTCTCAGTCACAGGGTTCGTGTGAACCTGATGTCAAAGATATATGTGGAAAACAACAGAAAATTCCTCGAATTGGAGATGAGTATCAGGTTGGAATTCTTCCAGATGTAGTGGAAGTTGAACCTCTAACGAAAAGCGGAATGTCTGATGCCGGCATCATGGTTAATGTTGCGGATTCTTTTGTAGAGCCATTACCTATCCTAATTATATGGACTAATAATGACATTGGCAGGCGCCCTGATACAGATGGTTCGTTAAATTCTAAGAACGTCAAACCCGTCAGAAGGTCTTCCAATAAGGAAGTTGTAAAGATTAAGGAGGTGAAAAACGAAGATGAAGTCTACTTTGCAGCTCCAGGTTGTTTGGGCAACCCGTGGACTGATCTTGAGAAAGAGGCTTTTCTCCTTGGTCTGTACATATTTGGCAAAAATCTTGTTAAGGTGAAGAAATTTGTCGAGAGTAAAGAAATTGGAGACATATTATCTTACTATTATGGAGAATTTTATAGGTCTGCTGCACACCGTAGATGGTCAAGCTCTCGGAATAAGGACAAAAGAAGCAGGAGGTGTATACAAGGGACGAAGATGTTTAAGACGTGGAGGCAACAGAAATTTTTATCTTGCTTGCTTCCTCGCATACCTGAGGAAAGTTATAGCAACTTGGTGGAG GTCTCCAAGAATTACGAAGCTTCTAATGTTTATCTTGAAGACTATGTATCCACTTTAAAGGCTACAGTTGGCCTGGAAATGCTTGTAGAAGTTTTCGGGATTGGCAAGGGAAAGCAGGATCTCACTGCTCTGCTTTCAAATCCCGCACGAAACAATCAGCAAGTCGTTCCTCACCCTGAAATACCGGTTGGCAAGGGATGGTCCACTCTTACATATGATGAAATAGTTGGGTTTTTAACGGGGGACTACCGGTTGAGCAAAGCTCGATCACTTGATCTTTTCTGGGAAGCTGTTTGGCCACGTTTGCTTGCAAGAGGGTGGGAGTCTAAGCAGCCTAAAAATCAAATTGGTACTGGTTCCAAAAACCCTTTGGTGTTTATGGTACCTGGTGTCAAAAAGTTCTCAAGAAAGAAGCTTGTGAAAGGAGAGAAATATTTTGACTCTGTCACCGATGTGCTGAGTAAGGTTGCTTCGGATCCTAAACTTATGGAACTTGAGGATGAAGCTGGTAAAGGAAACATAAGTACTCAAGAAAATGATTGGgataataagaagatgaaacatgaCAGTGGTGGTGATTCTGATCATAAACGGCGCAGTTATCTTCAACCACAACCACAACCACAACCACTGGAGAGCAATTCAGACCCCATGAAGTTTACAGTCATAGATACTAGTATGGGAGATGACGAAGATTCGTTCCCAGTTAGAAAGTTGAGAAGTTTGCCTATTGAAACTACTGAAACGTCCTCCTCTGCAAGTCTAAAGTTGAGAAGTTTGCCTGTTGAAACTACTGAAACGTCCTCCTCTGCAAGTCTTTCAACGCACAATGAAAATGGTTCTACAGAGTTGGCGAATGAAAATGGTTCTAAGGAGTTGGCTAATGGAAGTGGTTCTAAAGAGTTGGCGACTGTAAATGGTTCTAAAGAGTTGGCGAATGAAAAAAGTGCAGTTGACATGTCATTGAACTGTACAAGAAAAACTAGTACTTCCAGATCCTCGGAGGGAATGACTGATAAGGATGTACGCGCTGGCTCTTTGAAGTTTATAATTACTGTTTCAAAGAAAGAGATGCAGATCAAGGCTCCAGTTCGTGCAGATGTAAGCTTGCACAATGACATTGATCAAAGTACTTGTAACCCTGACATGGACTCGAAAAAACCCATAAAGTGTCAATTCAGCCGCAGAAAGAAGCCTAGCCAATCAAACTGTGTGTCCCCTGTCATAAAACGGCGGAGGTTAACTGCTTGTTCTGAAGCTAAGGAAATCTGCAGCAAAGACAGTTCCTCCAGTACTCGTGGATTGAAAGAGGAGGATTGCCATTTACGTTTAGGCTCATCTAACACACGTGACAACCTGGTGTCTGAAGTAATGGAATTTCAAGAGAACGTATGTTCCAGTTCTTCGGGTAAAGGCAGTCCAGATGAGAACCGCTTTGGTAAATATATCTCCCAGAAAGAGAAGTATCCACCGCGGATATCTATTGACCTAAACCTTCCACATGTTCCATCAAATGTTGAAATAGACGAGCCATTCATCAAAGAGGTGGAAATTGGCCAACGTAATCCAAGTTCTGAGCACCCACCTTCCCCTGCTAGTGGTGAGTTGGCTGGTGGCGAGCAGCAACCATCTGATTTGGCCTCTCGGAGGCAGGGCACAAGAAAACGACCCTTAACAACGAAAGCTTTAGAAGCTCTTGCTTGTGGTTTCTTAACCACAAAAAGAAAACCGAGGTAA
- the LOC113280398 gene encoding RNA-binding protein 1-like — translation MLKILETKVSEEVAKYKQAPSFSGEESGRSLGDGGMLGHQMDDPRMLGLRRFPLLPGMVPPKSRYMGLPSIKQEIPLLLDASNTLFVEGLPAFCTRREVAHIFLPFVGFKEVRLVSKESRHSGEDPLVPCFVDFINPAQAATVLDTLQVWYDCKSIGNKEINTTEASSFVPLYAENIATNVFDIPEFCFQRLCSANLRFCLKGFCSRSWGLAEV, via the exons ATGCTGAAAATACTGGAAACTAAGGTGAGTGAGGAAGTGGCTAAGTACAAG CAAGCTCCGTCGTTTAGTGGTGAAGAATCTGGTAGATCTTTAGGTGATGGAGGAATGCTTGGTCATCAGATGGATGATCCACGTATGCTTGGTCTTCGGAGATTTCCCCTTCTTCCAGGCATGGTTCCTCCTAAGAGCAGGTATATGGGACTTCCAAGCATCAAACAAGAGATTCCCCTTCTTCTAGATGCATCCAACACTTTATTTGTGGAAGGGTTGCCTGCATTTTGTACACGACGCGAAGTGGCTC ATATCTTTCTTCCTTTTGTAGGTTTTAAAGAAGTGAGACTTGTGAGCAAGGAGTCTCGTCAT TCTGGAGAAGATCCACTTGTCCCGTGTTTTGTTGATTTTATCAATCCTGCACAGGCAGCAACTGTGTTGGACACCTTACAAG TATGGTATGACTGCAAAAGCATTGGAAACAAAGAAATAAATACAACTGAAGCTTCGTCATTTGTGCCTCTATATGCTGAAAATATTGCAACAAATGTTTTTGACATCCCTGAGTTTTGCTTTCAGCGACTGTGCTCTGCTAATCTCCGTTTCTGCCTTAAGGGGTTTTGCTCTAGAAGCTGGGGACTTGCCGAAGTTTAA
- the LOC113284072 gene encoding biotin synthase, mitochondrial-like, whose translation MMMIRSLRLRVHSSLYISSFSTLSSSSSAAAVQADRTIKEGPRNNWTKDEIKHVYDSPVLDLLYHGAQVHRHAHNFREVQQCTLLSVKTGGCSEDCSYCPQSSRYNTGLKAQKMMGKDAILEAAEKAKEAGSTRFCMGAAWRDTVGRKTNFKQILEYVKEIRGMGMEVCCTLGMIEKQQAMELKEAGLTAYNHNLDTSREFYPNIITTRSYDERLETLKFVREAGINVCSGGIIGLGEAEEDRVGLLHTLATLPEHPESVPINALLAVKGTPLEDQKPVEIWEMIRMIATARIVMPRAMVRLSAGRVRFSMSEQALCFLAGANSIFTGEKLLTTPNNDFDADQMMFKVLGLTPKAPDFDQKATSFEAERCEQEATAS comes from the exons ATGATGATGATTAGATCTTTGAGACTTCGTGTTCATTCATCACTGTATATTTCTTCATTTTCAACTCTATCATCTTCCTCTTCAGCTGCAGCCGTACAAGCAGATAGAACAATTAAAGAAGGTCCAAGAAATAATTGgactaaagatgaaattaaacatgTCTATGACTCTCCTGTTCTCGATCTTCTCTACCATGGA GCACAAGTCCATCGACATGCTCATAATTTTAGGGAAGTCCAGCAATGCACTCTTCTCTCTGTTAAAACAGGCGGGTGTAGTGAGGATTGTTCGTACTGTCCACAATCTTCAAGGTATAACACTGGGCTGAAAGCCCAAAAAATGATGGGTAAGGATGCTATTCTGGAGGCAGCAGAAAAG GCAAAAGAGGCAGGCAGTACGCGTTTCTGCATGGGAGCTGCCTGGAGAGACACAGTAGGCAGAAAGACAAATTTTAAACAAATTCTAGAATACGTTAAAGAAATTAG GGGTATGGGCATGGAGGTATGCTGCACTCTAGGCATGATAGAGAAGCAGCAGGCGATGGAGCTCAAGGAGGCAGGACTAACTGCATACAATCACAATCTTGATACATCAAGAGAGTTTTATCCAAACATCATCACCACTAGATCTTATGATGAGCGTCTGGAAACACTTAAGTTCGTCCGTGAAGCAGGGATCAATGTCTGCTCAG GAGGAATTATTGGGCTTGGCGAAGCTGAAGAAGATCGAGTTGGTCTGTTGCACACTCTAGCAACACTTCCCGAGCACCCAGAAAGTGTTCCTATCAATGCATTGCTTGCAGTGAAAGGAACACCTCTCGAAGATCAAAag ccAGTTGAAATCTGGGAGATGATCCGGATGATTGCTACTGCTCGGATAGTGATGCCGAGAGCAATGGTGAGGTTATCAGCGGGGCGCGTTCGATTTTCCATGTCCGAGCAAGCACTCTGCTTCCTTGCTGGTGCCAATTCAATATTCACAGGCGAGAAGCTCTTGACAACCCCCAATAATGATTTCGATGCTGACCAAATGATGTTCAAGGTTTTAGGGCTGACACCAAAGGCTCCAGATTTCGATCAGAAAGCGACATCTTTCGAAGCTGAGAGATGTGAACAAGAAGCAACTGCCTCATAG